From the Daucus carota subsp. sativus chromosome 8, DH1 v3.0, whole genome shotgun sequence genome, one window contains:
- the LOC108199608 gene encoding endoglucanase 6 has protein sequence MEKVLRLCLVGPLFLVLGLLPLVMGGHNYGDALSKSILFFEAQRSGYLPSSQRIKWRGHSGLNDGKSVGVNLVGGYYDAGDNVKFGLPMAFTVTMMSWSVLEYGNQMASSGELGHAIDAIKWGTDYLIKAHPEPHVFYGEVGDGNTDHYCWQRPEDMTTSRQAYRIDPSNPGSDLAGETAAAMAAASMVFRRSNPGYANTLLSHAYQLFDFADKYRGKYDSSITVAQKYYRSVSGYADELLWGAAWLYKATNNQYYLNYLGKNGDALGGTGWAMTEFGWDVKYAGVQTLVAKFLMGGRAGQHASVFGKYQEKAEFFMCSCLGKGSRNVQKTPGGLIFRQRWNNLQFVTSASFLMTVYSDYLTSARKTLRCPSGNVQPSEMLAFAKSQVDYILGDNPRATSYMVGYGNNYPRQVHHRGSSIVSIKVNPSFVTCRGGYATWFSRKASDPNLLVGAIVGGPDAYDNFADERDNYEQTEPATYNNAPLLGLLARLHAGHSGYNQLLPVNLPSPRPISVKPKPAPRHVKPKPAPKYRPNPAPVSSSKQIFVEQKMSASWVSGGKTYYRYSTVVTNKSGKTLRNLRISVSKLYGPLWGLAKYGNSYVFPAWIKSLAPGKSIEFVYIHSAPAASVSVSSYTLD, from the exons ATGGAGAAGGTTTTGAGATTGTGCTTGGTGGGCCCCTTGTTTTTAGTTCTTGGGCTTCTTCCTCTAGTCATGGGAGGACACAACTATGGAGATGCTTTAAGCAAAAGCATTCTCTTCTTTGAAGCTCAGAGATCCGGGTATCTCCCCTCTTCTCAGAGAATCAAATGGAGGGGTCATTCTGGCCTCAATGATGGCAAATCTGTTGGT GTGAATTTGGTGGGAGGGTATTATGATGCAGGGGATAATGTGAAGTTTGGTTTGCCAATGGCATTTACTGTGACAATGATGTCATGGAGTGTGCTAGAGTATGGTAACCAAATGGCTTCTAGTGGGGAGCTTGGCCATGCCATTGATGCTATTAAGTGGGGAACTGACTATCTCATCAAAGCTCACCCTGAGCCTCATGTCTTCTATGGGGAG gTGGGAGATGGTAACACTGACCATTATTGTTGGCAAAGGCCGGAAGATATGACAACATCAAGGCAAGCATACCGGATCGACCCGAGTAATCCCGGGTCGGATCTCGCCGGAGAGACGGCGGCGGCTATGGCAGCGGCCTCCATGGTGTTCCGCCGTTCTAACCCTGGCTATGCCAACACTCTGCTCTCCCATGCCTATCAG CTGTTCGACTTTGCAGACAAATACAGGGGTAAATATGACAGCAGCATTACTGTGGCTCAGAAGTACTACCGTTCTGTCAGTGGTTATgct GATGAGTTATTGTGGGGAGCAGCATGGTTGTACAAGGCAACAAACAATCAGTACTACTTGAACTACCTTGGTAAAAATGGTGATGCTCTTGGTGGGACTGGCTGGGCCATGACTGAATTTGggtgggatgttaaatatgctgGTGTCCAAACTCTTGTTGCTAAG TTCCTAATGGGTGGAAGAGCTGGACAACATGCATCTGTGTTTGGAAAATACCAAGAGAAGGCAGAATTTTTCATGTGTTCATGCCTTGGAAAGGGCAGTCGCAATGTGCAGAAGACTCCAGGAGGCCTAATTTTCCGACAGAGATGGAACAACTTGCAGTTTGTTACAAGTGCTTCCTTCCTCATGACTGTCTATTCTGATTATCTGACCTCTGCTAGGAAAACCCTCAGGTGTCCTTCTGGAAATGTCCAACCATCTGAAATGCTTGCTTTCGCCAAATCTCAG GTGGACTATATTCTCGGAGACAACCCAAGAGCTACAAGTTACATGGTTGGCTATGGAAACAATTACCCGAGGCAAGTTCACCACCGAGGGTCCTCAATTGTGTCAATCAAGGTTAACCCTTCATTTGTTACTTGCCGAGGAGGCTATGCAACTTGGTTTAGTAGGAAGGCAAGTGATCCCAATCTTCTTGTTGGTGCCATTGTTGGAGGACCTGATGCATATGATAATTTTGCCGATGAAAGAGATAACTATGAGCAGACTGAGCCTGCTACATACAACAATGCTCCTCTACTTGGACTATTGGCTAGGCTACATGCTGGACACAGTGGTTATAATCAGTTGCTTCCAG TAAATCTTCCATCTCCGAGACCTATTTCTGTTAAACCCAAGCCAGCTCCAAGACATGTTAAACCTAAGCCAGCTCCAAAATACAGACCAAATCCTGCCCCAG TGTCATCTTCCAAACAGATTTTTGTTGAGCAAAAGATGTCCGCTTCATGGGTTTCTGGAGGAAAAACCTACTACCGATACTCCACAGTAGTGACTAACAAATCTGGCAAGACACTGAGAAATCTCAGGATTTCCGTGTCAAAGCTCTATGGTCCTCTATGGGGTCTTGCAAAGTATGGCAATTCTTATGTGTTTCCGGCATGGATCAAGTCTCTGGCTCCTGGAAAAAGCATAGAGTTTGTGTACATCCATTCTGCTCCAGCAGCATCTGTCTCTGTTTCAAGCTACACCCTGGATTAA